In Catalinimonas alkaloidigena, the sequence ATTGGTTACCTGTACCGTACGCCATAGGGTGAGGGACTACGCCAGCGCCTGCTGGTACAATTGGTAATTTTCTTCATCGAAGCATACGAAGATCACTGTTTCGACCGGGCCGGGATTTTCCCCGAAGGCTTTTACTTCCTGGAGGGCCACTTCTGCCGCTTCTCGTTTCGGATAACCGTAAATGCCCGTACTGATGTTGGGAATCGCTACGGTCCGAGCGCCATGCTCTGCCGCCAGACGCAAGCTGTTGCGGTAAGCCTGGGCCAGTTTCTCCGGCTCGCCCTTGTGCCCGCCGTTCCAGACCGGCCCGACCGTGTGGATAACGTGTTGCGCCGGCAAA encodes:
- a CDS encoding O-acetyl-ADP-ribose deacetylase, coding for MDIRVEKGDITKMEVDAIVNAANSSLRGGGGVDGAIHRAGGPAIMADLDKIRARQGGCGVGEAVITGGGRLPAQHVIHTVGPVWNGGHKGEPEKLAQAYRNSLRLAAEHGARTVAIPNISTGIYGYPKREAAEVALQEVKAFGENPGPVETVIFVCFDEENYQLYQQALA